From the genome of Desulfobaculum xiamenense, one region includes:
- a CDS encoding Crp/Fnr family transcriptional regulator, whose amino-acid sequence MITLNDLKSVPMLQGLGDEALKKMLPLAHIETYAEDQIIYETNSHAENFYIVRSGKALLEGDLNEDVTVSLAALKPGYLFGWYALLPNSNHTMRARATESSEIIVIPGDGLRMLMDEDHDFGYRLMNRLYMLLKIRLDHRSEQFMKILARHPDLTSGTED is encoded by the coding sequence ATGATCACGCTCAACGATCTGAAAAGCGTTCCCATGCTGCAAGGCCTCGGCGACGAGGCACTCAAGAAGATGCTGCCCCTCGCCCACATCGAGACCTACGCCGAGGATCAGATCATCTACGAAACCAATTCCCATGCCGAGAACTTCTACATCGTCCGTTCCGGCAAGGCACTGCTCGAAGGCGACCTGAACGAGGACGTCACCGTGTCGCTGGCGGCGCTGAAGCCGGGCTACCTGTTCGGCTGGTACGCGCTGCTGCCCAACTCGAACCACACCATGCGAGCCCGCGCCACCGAGAGCTCCGAGATCATCGTCATCCCCGGTGATGGCCTGCGCATGCTGATGGACGAGGACCACGACTTCGGCTACCGCCTCATGAACCGCCTGTACATGCTGCTCAAGATCCGTCTGGACCACCGCAGCGAGCAATTCATGAAGATCCTCGCCCGCCATCCCGACCTGACCTCCGGGACCGAGGACTAA
- the cbiQ gene encoding cobalt ECF transporter T component CbiQ produces MLDEHFAYGTSPVHALDPRVKITAATAFSVVVAVSQHPHTLYAALAVSVALLAAARLDARPVLRRLLGVNAFIAFLWLFIPFSVPGEAVLSVWKLVASREGLELAGLITLKSNAIVIAFTALIATTPVPDLGHALRKLHVPDKLGWLLIFTYRHIFLIAQEYQRLNAAMKVRGFRPRTDLHTYRSYASLIGMVLVRSWDRSERVYQAMLCRGFNGTFHSLNGFAHSTRDILFLASMLAVTCALAAGEIILP; encoded by the coding sequence ATGCTCGATGAACACTTCGCCTACGGCACCTCGCCCGTTCACGCGCTGGACCCGCGAGTGAAGATCACGGCGGCAACGGCGTTTTCCGTCGTAGTTGCCGTATCGCAGCATCCGCACACGCTCTACGCGGCGCTGGCCGTCTCCGTCGCGCTCCTCGCGGCGGCCCGGCTGGACGCCCGCCCCGTGCTGCGCAGACTGCTGGGCGTCAACGCGTTCATCGCTTTCCTGTGGCTGTTCATCCCGTTCTCCGTGCCCGGCGAGGCCGTGCTTTCCGTGTGGAAGCTCGTCGCCTCGCGCGAGGGACTCGAACTCGCGGGGCTGATCACGCTCAAGTCCAACGCCATCGTCATCGCCTTCACCGCACTCATCGCGACGACGCCGGTTCCCGACCTCGGGCATGCGCTGCGCAAGCTGCACGTCCCGGACAAGCTGGGGTGGCTGCTCATCTTCACCTACCGCCACATCTTCCTCATCGCGCAGGAATACCAGCGCCTGAACGCGGCAATGAAAGTCCGTGGATTCCGCCCCCGCACCGACCTGCACACCTACCGCTCCTACGCCTCTCTCATCGGCATGGTCCTCGTGCGCAGTTGGGACCGCTCGGAACGCGTGTATCAGGCCATGCTCTGCCGAGGCTTCAACGGCACGTTCCACTCGCTCAACGGCTTCGCCCACTCAACCCGAGACATCCTCTTCCTCGCGTCCATGCTTGCCGTCACATGCGCTCTGGCCGCCGGAGAAATCATACTTCCATGA
- a CDS encoding energy-coupling factor ABC transporter ATP-binding protein, whose amino-acid sequence MTDSTPIFELRGVSFGYPGRANILNELDFALPRGARVGIIGPNGAGKTTMAHILMGLVKPTSGRILFRGKAVESEDGFVALRKAVGLLFQNAEDQLIFPTVIEDVAFGPLNAGKSASEAKDIALRTLASLGLSGFEHRVTHKLSGGEKKLVSLASVLAMDPEALFLDEPTNALDVDTRERLVSILNGLDKALIIISHDWDFLARTTHDIYAMRNGRVTFDGETHAHQHIHAHVHGTTPHTHGE is encoded by the coding sequence ATGACCGATTCGACCCCCATTTTCGAACTTCGCGGCGTCAGCTTCGGCTACCCCGGCCGGGCCAACATTCTCAACGAACTCGACTTCGCCCTGCCACGCGGCGCGCGCGTCGGCATTATCGGTCCCAACGGCGCGGGCAAGACCACCATGGCCCACATCCTCATGGGACTCGTGAAGCCCACTTCCGGGCGCATCCTGTTCCGGGGAAAAGCCGTGGAATCCGAGGACGGATTCGTGGCCCTACGCAAGGCTGTGGGACTCCTGTTCCAGAACGCCGAGGATCAGCTCATCTTCCCCACCGTCATCGAGGATGTGGCATTCGGGCCGCTCAACGCCGGGAAATCCGCATCCGAAGCCAAGGACATCGCCCTGCGCACACTGGCGTCCCTCGGGCTAAGCGGCTTCGAGCACCGCGTCACGCACAAGCTCTCCGGCGGCGAAAAGAAACTCGTGTCCCTCGCCTCCGTGCTGGCCATGGACCCGGAGGCCCTGTTCCTCGACGAACCCACCAACGCGCTGGACGTCGACACCCGCGAGCGCCTCGTGTCCATCCTGAACGGACTCGACAAGGCGCTGATCATCATCTCCCACGACTGGGACTTCCTCGCCCGCACCACGCACGACATCTACGCCATGCGCAACGGACGCGTCACCTTCGACGGCGAAACGCACGCGCACCAGCACATCCACGCCCACGTGCACGGCACCACGCCCCACACCCACGGCGAATAA
- a CDS encoding sirohydrochlorin cobaltochelatase produces the protein MKKGILLVAFGSSREAAHLSLRRFDDAVRLRFPKIPARWAFTSGVVRGKLADKGKKTDSVTKALEKMWFEKFTHVAVQSLHVIPGDEFHDLVQDADRFRGGDRGFESIVLGRPLIAGPEDVPAAADAVMAALPPERTPDEAVVLMGHGTWHAGDCMYDALYDELRSRDENVLVATMEGRLVIGDITRELVERRIGRAWLVPLLAVPGRHVQKDMCGSGPESWVNILAAAGIEPRCVLRGTAEYGDFPKLWLDHLEEAMRDL, from the coding sequence ATGAAAAAAGGCATTCTGCTCGTCGCATTCGGCTCCAGCCGCGAAGCAGCGCACCTCTCCCTCAGGAGGTTCGACGATGCCGTGCGCCTACGCTTCCCCAAAATCCCCGCCCGCTGGGCCTTCACGTCCGGCGTCGTACGCGGCAAGCTCGCGGACAAGGGCAAGAAGACGGATTCCGTAACCAAGGCGCTGGAAAAGATGTGGTTCGAGAAATTCACGCATGTGGCCGTGCAGTCGCTGCACGTCATCCCCGGCGACGAATTTCACGACCTCGTGCAGGATGCCGACCGTTTCCGTGGCGGCGACAGAGGGTTCGAAAGCATCGTCCTCGGCCGTCCGCTCATCGCCGGGCCGGAGGACGTCCCCGCCGCGGCCGACGCGGTGATGGCCGCACTACCGCCCGAGCGCACGCCGGACGAGGCCGTGGTACTCATGGGCCACGGCACATGGCACGCCGGAGACTGCATGTACGACGCGCTCTACGACGAATTGCGCAGCCGGGACGAAAACGTGCTCGTCGCCACCATGGAGGGCCGCCTCGTTATCGGCGACATCACGCGCGAGCTTGTGGAACGCCGCATCGGTCGCGCGTGGCTGGTGCCGCTTCTGGCCGTGCCCGGCCGTCACGTACAGAAGGACATGTGCGGCTCCGGTCCCGAGTCGTGGGTCAACATCCTCGCAGCGGCGGGCATAGAGCCGCGCTGCGTGCTGCGCGGCACCGCCGAATACGGCGACTTTCCGAAGCTGTGGCTCGACCACCTCGAAGAGGCCATGCGCGACCTGTAG
- a CDS encoding DMT family protein, with protein sequence MHKLLPVLFLILSNMFMTYAWYGHLKDFRSKPLLVVIVLSWGVAFFEYCLQVPANRMGSGIYSLGQLKVMQEVITMCVFAGFCTFYMKERLTWDFLWAGCCLAGAAYFMFRGFNPPA encoded by the coding sequence ATGCATAAGCTTCTGCCCGTTCTGTTCCTCATCCTGTCGAACATGTTCATGACCTACGCATGGTACGGCCACCTGAAGGACTTCAGAAGCAAGCCGCTTTTGGTCGTCATCGTGCTGAGCTGGGGTGTGGCCTTCTTCGAATACTGCCTGCAAGTGCCCGCCAACCGCATGGGCAGCGGCATCTACAGCCTCGGCCAGCTCAAGGTGATGCAAGAGGTCATAACCATGTGCGTCTTCGCGGGCTTCTGCACCTTCTACATGAAGGAACGCCTGACGTGGGATTTCCTGTGGGCAGGCTGCTGCCTCGCCGGCGCGGCCTACTTCATGTTCCGGGGCTTCAATCCGCCGGCGTAA
- the glgP gene encoding alpha-glucan family phosphorylase codes for MQPIQVFSVVPRLPENLKPLWDLAYNLLFSWNGNIVDLFSRIDARLWRMSENNPVRFINSLGQETLEELSGDELFLSRMHETVDELRAYLSRTTSVVDFPGATPGQPVVAYFSFEFGLSPCLPIYSGGLGILAGDHLKSASDLNVPLVGIGLCYQQGYFRQRLTPDGWQHERYPVYDFEQMPITLVKDADARPVTFTIDLQDRKLIVQIWKAAVGRVNLYLMDTNIPENPPEFRQLTTRLYGGDWEMRLQQEILLGIGGIKALAALGLEPRIIHMNEGHSAFAGLERIRLFMKDCGMSYEAAVELAASSCVFTTHTPVPAGNDRFPPDLMQRYLEPYARELGLAFKVFLALGREDPRDDAEPFCMTVLALRLSRFNNGVSELHGHVSRNMWKRVWPQFPTEDVPIGSITNGVHHPSWVADDLAVLYDRYLGGNWREDPDCVRVWRNAEAIPDAELWRTHERLRERLVDFVRHRLRQELLQKGARRSEVEAAEDVLDPQALTIGFARRFATYKRANLILQDRDRLMKLIGDSQRAVQFIFAGKAHPQDNEGKKIIQQIVQFCREGNCRPRMVFLQDYDMEVAEYMLQGCDVWLNNPRVPLEACGTSGMKAMANGVINLSTLDGWWAEAYRDDNSVGWSIGRGEIYDDPRHQDFVESQILYTLLETEVVPDFYDRGHGNLPRHWVRRMKNALVELGPMFNSHRMVEDYARIAYIPAYQNFVALTQQGFQAAKDLAQWRMDMMTKWHGLGIRHVTAQEFGEIHVGEPVSVAAEVRLNGIAPENVLVEIYSGALDQDGQFSQREAVEMKPGEFVEDGWCRYSGAFKPVAPGRFGFTVRVLPRHRHLLDPHSLGLIRWAE; via the coding sequence ATGCAGCCTATCCAGGTTTTCAGCGTGGTCCCGCGGCTTCCGGAGAATCTGAAGCCGCTTTGGGATCTTGCCTACAATCTCCTCTTCTCCTGGAACGGAAACATTGTCGATCTCTTTTCCCGCATCGACGCCCGTCTGTGGCGCATGAGCGAGAACAATCCCGTGCGCTTCATCAACAGCCTCGGGCAGGAGACGCTGGAAGAGCTTTCCGGCGACGAATTGTTCCTCTCCCGCATGCATGAGACGGTCGATGAACTTCGGGCCTACCTTTCGCGCACGACGTCCGTCGTGGACTTTCCCGGCGCGACGCCCGGCCAGCCCGTGGTGGCCTATTTCAGCTTCGAATTCGGCCTAAGCCCCTGCCTGCCCATCTATTCCGGCGGACTCGGCATTCTGGCCGGTGATCACCTTAAATCCGCAAGCGACCTCAATGTCCCCCTCGTCGGAATTGGCCTGTGCTATCAGCAGGGCTACTTCCGGCAGCGCCTCACGCCGGACGGTTGGCAGCACGAGCGCTATCCCGTCTACGATTTCGAGCAGATGCCCATCACCCTTGTCAAGGACGCCGACGCGCGGCCCGTGACCTTCACCATAGACCTGCAGGATAGAAAGCTCATCGTCCAGATTTGGAAGGCGGCGGTGGGGCGGGTGAACCTCTACCTCATGGATACCAACATTCCGGAGAATCCGCCGGAGTTTCGCCAATTGACGACGCGCCTGTATGGCGGCGACTGGGAGATGCGCCTCCAGCAGGAAATCCTGCTCGGCATCGGCGGCATCAAGGCGTTGGCCGCCCTTGGGCTGGAGCCGCGCATCATCCACATGAACGAGGGCCATTCGGCCTTCGCGGGCCTTGAGCGCATTCGGCTGTTCATGAAGGACTGCGGCATGAGCTATGAGGCTGCGGTGGAGCTTGCGGCGTCGAGCTGCGTGTTCACCACGCATACCCCGGTCCCGGCGGGTAATGACCGCTTTCCTCCGGACCTCATGCAGCGTTACCTTGAACCCTACGCCCGCGAGTTGGGCCTTGCCTTCAAGGTCTTTCTCGCCCTCGGACGCGAGGATCCGCGCGACGACGCGGAGCCGTTCTGCATGACGGTGCTGGCGCTTCGGCTGTCGCGTTTCAACAACGGCGTGAGCGAATTGCACGGACATGTCTCGCGCAACATGTGGAAACGCGTGTGGCCGCAGTTCCCCACCGAGGACGTGCCCATCGGCTCCATCACCAACGGCGTGCATCATCCGTCATGGGTGGCGGATGATCTGGCCGTGCTCTACGACCGCTACCTCGGCGGGAACTGGCGTGAGGACCCGGACTGCGTGCGCGTGTGGCGCAATGCCGAGGCCATCCCGGACGCCGAACTCTGGCGGACGCACGAGCGTCTGCGCGAGCGGCTTGTGGATTTCGTGCGCCATCGTCTGCGGCAGGAGCTGTTGCAGAAGGGCGCGCGGCGAAGCGAGGTGGAGGCCGCCGAGGACGTGCTCGATCCGCAGGCGCTGACCATCGGCTTTGCGCGGCGTTTTGCCACCTACAAGCGCGCGAACCTCATCCTGCAGGATCGCGACCGGCTGATGAAGCTTATCGGCGACAGTCAGCGCGCCGTGCAGTTCATCTTCGCGGGCAAGGCCCATCCGCAGGACAACGAGGGCAAGAAGATCATCCAGCAGATCGTCCAGTTCTGTCGCGAGGGCAATTGCCGTCCGCGCATGGTGTTTCTGCAGGACTACGACATGGAGGTGGCCGAATACATGCTTCAGGGCTGCGACGTGTGGCTCAACAATCCGCGCGTTCCTCTCGAAGCCTGCGGCACCAGCGGCATGAAGGCCATGGCCAACGGCGTCATCAATTTGAGCACCCTCGACGGCTGGTGGGCCGAGGCCTACCGGGATGACAACAGCGTTGGCTGGTCCATCGGACGTGGCGAAATCTACGACGACCCGCGCCATCAGGACTTCGTGGAATCCCAGATTCTGTACACGCTGCTTGAAACCGAGGTCGTGCCTGACTTCTACGACCGGGGGCATGGCAACCTGCCGCGGCACTGGGTCCGGCGCATGAAGAACGCGCTGGTGGAACTGGGGCCGATGTTCAATTCGCACCGCATGGTGGAGGATTATGCGCGTATCGCCTACATCCCCGCCTACCAGAACTTCGTGGCGCTCACGCAACAGGGCTTCCAGGCCGCCAAGGATCTCGCTCAGTGGCGGATGGACATGATGACCAAGTGGCATGGGCTGGGCATCCGGCACGTCACCGCGCAGGAATTCGGCGAGATTCATGTGGGCGAGCCTGTCAGTGTGGCGGCGGAGGTCCGTCTCAACGGCATCGCTCCAGAGAATGTCCTTGTGGAAATCTACTCCGGCGCACTCGATCAGGATGGGCAGTTCTCCCAGCGCGAGGCCGTGGAGATGAAGCCGGGCGAATTCGTGGAGGATGGATGGTGCCGGTATTCCGGCGCGTTCAAGCCTGTTGCTCCAGGGCGCTTCGGCTTCACCGTGCGCGTGCTACCGCGCCACAGACACCTTCTGGACCCCCATTCGCTCGGACTCATCCGCTGGGCGGAATAG
- the dut gene encoding dUTP diphosphatase: MYSDNLGPIAGTIDVDIRILHPVLEENQPGYSTQGSAGIDLRACMDADDVTIPPGGRHAFATGLAIDIRTPSMAGFVYSRSGLGTKEGLTVSQGVGVIDPDYRGEIIVSLLNTSDAPRTVRRGQRIAQLVFQPIHQARLRQVEALSETSRGSGGFGHTGKM, from the coding sequence ATGTACAGCGACAACCTCGGTCCCATCGCCGGGACCATCGACGTCGACATCAGAATCCTGCATCCCGTGCTGGAGGAAAACCAGCCCGGGTACTCCACGCAAGGTTCCGCAGGCATCGACCTGCGCGCCTGCATGGACGCGGACGACGTCACCATTCCCCCGGGTGGACGCCATGCCTTCGCAACCGGCCTCGCCATAGACATCCGCACCCCCTCGATGGCGGGATTCGTCTATTCGCGCAGTGGCCTCGGCACGAAGGAAGGCCTCACCGTGAGTCAGGGCGTCGGCGTCATCGACCCCGATTACCGCGGCGAGATCATCGTTTCCCTGCTCAACACATCCGACGCGCCACGAACCGTCCGACGAGGACAGCGCATTGCGCAGCTCGTGTTCCAGCCCATCCACCAGGCCCGTCTGCGGCAGGTGGAGGCTCTCTCGGAAACCTCCCGCGGAAGCGGAGGGTTCGGTCACACAGGGAAAATGTAA
- a CDS encoding aspartate aminotransferase family protein yields MSDAFEALTKRDHDSICNTYARYPLAIDHASGTRLFDVDGREYVDLLAGIAVCNLGHGNPELLETVTRQWTKLVHSSNLFHQQEQVELAEKLLATCGADKVFFCNSGAEANEAAIKIARRYMHVVRKRDAYEVITLDGSFHGRTLATLTATGQAKVKDGFDPLPEGFKTVPFMDLDAVREAITDKTAAVMVELIQGERGVRPLSQEFVDGLVALCREHDILLIVDEVQTGLGRTGKYWAHQHYGITPDVFTTAKPLANGLPMGAMFAREEMAAAFTPGTHGTTFGGGALVSAVASRVLDIMKRDAICERAADTGRYAMGLFEGLKAAHPDKVAEVRGLGLIIGIELTMPGKDIWNALIDAGFVCNLTQGNILRLLPPLIIEKDDIARFAQTLDGLLAAAGLPKSEA; encoded by the coding sequence ATGTCCGATGCATTCGAAGCGCTCACGAAAAGGGACCACGACTCCATCTGCAACACCTACGCCCGCTATCCCCTCGCCATCGACCACGCCAGCGGCACGCGCCTGTTCGACGTGGACGGCAGGGAATACGTGGATCTGCTTGCCGGAATCGCCGTCTGCAACCTCGGCCACGGAAATCCCGAACTTCTCGAAACCGTCACCCGCCAGTGGACCAAGCTCGTCCATTCGAGCAATCTCTTCCACCAGCAGGAACAGGTGGAGCTTGCCGAAAAGCTGCTCGCCACCTGCGGCGCGGACAAGGTCTTCTTCTGCAACTCCGGCGCGGAGGCCAACGAGGCCGCCATCAAGATCGCCCGCCGGTACATGCATGTCGTGCGCAAGCGCGACGCGTACGAGGTCATCACCCTCGACGGCTCCTTCCACGGCCGCACGCTCGCCACGCTGACCGCCACCGGTCAGGCCAAGGTCAAGGACGGCTTCGATCCGCTGCCCGAAGGCTTCAAGACCGTGCCCTTCATGGACCTCGACGCCGTGCGCGAGGCGATCACGGACAAGACCGCCGCCGTCATGGTCGAACTGATTCAGGGCGAACGCGGCGTGCGTCCGCTGTCGCAGGAATTCGTGGACGGCCTCGTGGCCCTGTGCCGCGAGCATGATATTCTGCTCATCGTTGACGAGGTGCAGACCGGCCTTGGCCGCACGGGCAAATACTGGGCGCACCAGCACTACGGCATCACGCCCGACGTGTTCACCACCGCCAAGCCACTGGCCAACGGCCTGCCCATGGGCGCGATGTTCGCCCGCGAGGAAATGGCTGCGGCCTTCACCCCCGGCACGCACGGCACCACCTTCGGTGGCGGCGCGCTGGTCAGCGCCGTGGCCTCGCGCGTGCTCGACATCATGAAGCGCGACGCCATCTGCGAACGCGCGGCCGACACCGGACGCTATGCCATGGGCCTCTTCGAGGGCCTCAAGGCCGCCCATCCGGACAAGGTCGCCGAAGTGCGCGGCCTCGGCCTCATCATCGGCATCGAGCTGACCATGCCCGGAAAGGACATCTGGAACGCGCTGATCGACGCGGGCTTCGTCTGCAACCTCACGCAGGGCAACATCCTGCGCCTGCTGCCCCCGCTCATCATCGAAAAGGACGACATCGCCCGCTTCGCGCAGACGCTCGACGGCCTGCTGGCCGCGGCGGGGCTGCCGAAGTCCGAGGCATAG
- a CDS encoding 50S ribosomal protein L11 methyltransferase, whose product MKNLLQIEFAVPDSRVDDVTVYLTENAPHGWQEELVVDREEVIFRVHFEDTAAAQGVIQGLCAAWPDLVVNRATIEQQDWATAWKEFFTPVEAGRFIVLPPWRADEAPEDRIPIIIEPKTAFGTGHHGTTALCLEAISNLAGEGTLTAGSSFFDLGTGSGILGIGCCKLGLTGLGYDIDPLAIENAEENRAINGVAEEAFSLGTGSVDGPAAGERFDLMVANILANPLKAMAPQIIDRVRPGGCLVLSGILVEQGDAVAEVYMANGLGEPERHSSKEWIVLIWRGVNR is encoded by the coding sequence ATGAAGAATCTGCTACAGATCGAATTCGCCGTCCCGGATTCCCGCGTTGACGACGTCACCGTCTACCTGACCGAGAACGCCCCCCACGGCTGGCAGGAAGAACTCGTGGTGGACCGCGAGGAAGTCATCTTCCGCGTCCACTTCGAGGACACCGCCGCCGCGCAGGGCGTCATTCAGGGCCTGTGCGCCGCATGGCCGGACCTCGTCGTGAACCGCGCCACCATCGAACAGCAGGACTGGGCGACGGCGTGGAAGGAATTCTTCACTCCCGTCGAGGCCGGACGCTTCATCGTGCTGCCCCCGTGGCGCGCAGACGAGGCCCCCGAGGACCGCATCCCGATCATCATCGAGCCGAAGACCGCCTTCGGCACCGGCCACCACGGCACCACGGCGCTGTGCCTCGAAGCCATCTCCAATCTGGCCGGTGAAGGCACGCTGACCGCTGGCTCCAGCTTCTTCGACCTCGGCACCGGTTCCGGCATCCTCGGCATCGGCTGCTGCAAGCTCGGCCTCACCGGTCTGGGCTACGACATTGATCCGCTGGCCATCGAGAACGCCGAGGAAAACCGCGCCATCAACGGCGTGGCCGAAGAGGCCTTCAGCCTCGGCACCGGCTCCGTGGACGGCCCGGCTGCTGGCGAGCGCTTCGACCTCATGGTGGCCAACATCCTCGCCAACCCGCTCAAGGCCATGGCCCCGCAGATCATCGACAGGGTCCGCCCCGGCGGCTGCCTCGTGCTGTCCGGCATCCTCGTGGAGCAGGGCGACGCCGTGGCCGAGGTCTACATGGCCAACGGACTCGGCGAGCCGGAGCGCCATTCCAGCAAGGAATGGATCGTGCTCATCTGGCGCGGCGTGAACCGCTAG
- a CDS encoding STT3 domain-containing protein — protein sequence MTRDMADEAATGSGWSRAKALGVLAAFAASYAVAVTLHMAEVPAWLGSGLTVDGEFIMATHDAYAWMAGAMGTGRLAMQPMSRLLEALAAVSGAAMGNVAFWIPPFAAALAALPACLIAARLIGPSAGVPTGIAAAAMPGFYMRTRVGFCDTDILTLFLPLCVAAGLLTLLAPLVRETWRPADTSESLPADASRLPAGGLAVGVGLWLYTWFYGSGFAVGMALCGFCGLAGLVLARPGMRWHVVLAVGGAVGSWLLGPWSWPLFACGAAVVWMRPELIHGRVRMAALVGLLLAVTGMLVTRRAEVAEIATIAAKYLGMGPVDEAVRRAWGGLNLPSVIVSVREATRPEPARLLMYMAGHWSVALAGVAGYLWLVLRRPVAIMLLPFLGMGLSGYWLGTRFTMYSGVALGLGLGWLADVAARAYRDRRATRWVFQAGISCLAVLPLAWNLGGYRPIPVLSPAYAQTLRDIGRMAKPDAELWQWWDFGYAAQYYAGRETFGDGARQEGDFLYPLAKVHTTPSPLQAWQIMRFMAAGRAAQAQRARAAGVVALPGVRPELYPYNPVEELAAMGPRGAEDFVRSLAVRRRPWPDKLPEQYFVVSWENLRIASWITRFGLWNLASGPAGAGRSRRVGEGVRFDLQRGIAFTDSGSEVHLTSLDMVDERGRLRRHSWPTGRQGHVVADERTGEMLYMDGTAYGALMTRMLLGDPADFEPYFTLVVDRGPMVRAYRLNADIGDVD from the coding sequence ATGACTCGCGACATGGCGGATGAAGCGGCAACGGGTTCCGGCTGGAGCAGGGCCAAGGCGCTTGGCGTTCTGGCGGCCTTCGCGGCGTCCTATGCCGTCGCCGTCACGCTGCACATGGCGGAGGTCCCCGCGTGGCTCGGTTCCGGCCTTACAGTGGATGGCGAATTCATCATGGCCACGCACGATGCCTACGCGTGGATGGCCGGGGCCATGGGCACGGGACGCCTCGCCATGCAGCCCATGAGCCGTCTGCTGGAAGCCCTTGCCGCCGTTTCCGGTGCGGCCATGGGTAATGTCGCCTTCTGGATTCCGCCCTTTGCCGCCGCCCTTGCCGCATTGCCCGCGTGTCTCATCGCGGCGCGGCTTATTGGGCCGTCCGCCGGAGTGCCCACGGGTATCGCTGCGGCGGCCATGCCCGGATTCTACATGCGCACCCGCGTGGGCTTTTGCGATACGGATATCCTCACGCTGTTCCTGCCGCTGTGCGTGGCGGCCGGGCTTCTGACGCTCCTTGCGCCGCTCGTGCGGGAGACGTGGAGGCCCGCCGATACCTCCGAATCCCTACCGGCTGATGCGTCGCGCCTGCCTGCGGGCGGGCTGGCCGTTGGCGTCGGTCTGTGGCTCTACACGTGGTTCTACGGCTCCGGATTCGCCGTGGGCATGGCGCTGTGCGGATTCTGCGGCCTTGCGGGGCTGGTTCTGGCCCGGCCCGGAATGCGTTGGCATGTCGTGCTTGCCGTTGGCGGTGCGGTGGGTTCGTGGCTTCTTGGGCCATGGTCGTGGCCTCTGTTTGCGTGCGGTGCCGCCGTCGTATGGATGCGGCCGGAACTGATTCATGGACGGGTGCGGATGGCCGCACTCGTTGGTCTTTTGCTGGCGGTGACGGGGATGCTCGTCACCCGGCGGGCCGAGGTGGCGGAGATCGCGACCATCGCCGCGAAGTATCTGGGCATGGGACCGGTGGACGAGGCTGTGCGCAGGGCATGGGGCGGACTGAACCTGCCCTCGGTTATCGTCAGCGTCCGCGAGGCGACGCGCCCCGAACCGGCGCGACTGCTCATGTACATGGCCGGGCACTGGAGCGTGGCGCTGGCCGGTGTGGCTGGGTATCTGTGGTTGGTCCTGCGCAGGCCCGTCGCGATCATGCTTTTGCCGTTTCTTGGCATGGGCTTGTCCGGATACTGGCTCGGCACGCGGTTCACCATGTATTCCGGTGTGGCCCTCGGGCTTGGCCTCGGCTGGCTGGCGGACGTCGCCGCACGTGCCTACCGTGACCGCCGGGCGACGCGCTGGGTGTTTCAGGCTGGGATTTCCTGCCTCGCCGTGCTGCCGTTGGCCTGGAATCTTGGCGGCTATCGCCCCATTCCGGTGCTCAGCCCCGCCTACGCGCAGACGTTGCGGGACATCGGGCGTATGGCAAAGCCCGACGCCGAACTGTGGCAGTGGTGGGACTTCGGCTATGCGGCGCAGTATTATGCAGGTCGCGAAACCTTTGGCGACGGAGCGCGGCAGGAAGGGGACTTCCTGTATCCGCTGGCGAAGGTGCACACCACGCCCTCGCCATTGCAGGCGTGGCAGATTATGCGCTTCATGGCCGCCGGGCGCGCCGCGCAGGCGCAGCGTGCCCGTGCGGCGGGCGTCGTCGCGTTGCCGGGCGTTCGGCCGGAACTCTATCCCTACAATCCCGTCGAGGAACTGGCCGCGATGGGGCCGCGTGGGGCGGAGGATTTCGTCCGCAGCCTTGCCGTGCGTCGTAGGCCATGGCCGGACAAGCTGCCCGAGCAGTATTTCGTGGTGTCGTGGGAGAACCTGCGCATCGCCTCGTGGATCACGCGTTTCGGGCTGTGGAACCTGGCGTCTGGTCCGGCGGGCGCGGGGCGCAGCCGGCGCGTGGGCGAGGGCGTGCGTTTTGACCTGCAACGCGGCATAGCCTTCACGGATTCCGGCTCCGAGGTTCATTTGACCTCGCTGGATATGGTGGACGAAAGGGGGCGGCTGCGCCGCCACTCGTGGCCCACGGGCAGGCAGGGACATGTGGTGGCGGACGAGCGGACCGGCGAGATGCTCTACATGGACGGCACGGCGTACGGTGCGCTCATGACGCGGATGCTGCTTGGCGACCCGGCGGATTTCGAGCCGTATTTCACCCTCGTGGTGGATCGCGGACCGATGGTGCGGGCCTATCGGCTGAACGCCGACATTGGCGATGTGGACTAG